TATCTTTGTCGAAAACCGTTTTAACTATATTGGGATTATTTATGTCTTTTTCTTTTTTTATGGGAAAAACTGCTGTAACGCACTCGAGTTTCTTATTTATTTTCAGTTCTTCAGAGATAGAATCTATCAAAGTAGTATCGATTAAAGGTTCATCACCCTGTACGTTAATAAAAATTTCGTAACCGCTTAAATATTTTGCAGCAGCAAAAGCCAATCTATCCGTTCCGCTTTTACAGGTTTTAGGTGTCATAAAAACTTCACAGCCAAAGTCTTCTACAACTTTATAAATTCTTGCATCATCGGTAACCGCGGCAATTAAATCTATTTTTTTACACTTTCTGACTCTTTCAATGACATGACATATAAGAGCTTTCCCTTTTATTAAAGCCAAAGGCTTTCCCGGAAACCTACTTGAAGCATACCTCGAAGGAATAATAACTGCCGTTTTCATTTTATTTGCATTTGTAAAAGTCTATTATTGTTTTTTTAAGTTCGTCATGGCTAGTTGTTTCCGTACCGAATTTGGCAACGACTAT
The window above is part of the Candidatus Endomicrobium procryptotermitis genome. Proteins encoded here:
- the kdsB gene encoding 3-deoxy-manno-octulosonate cytidylyltransferase; the protein is MKTAVIIPSRYASSRFPGKPLALIKGKALICHVIERVRKCKKIDLIAAVTDDARIYKVVEDFGCEVFMTPKTCKSGTDRLAFAAAKYLSGYEIFINVQGDEPLIDTTLIDSISEELKINKKLECVTAVFPIKKEKDINNPNIVKTVFDKDRYALYFSRSAIPYNRDKIKNVKYFKHMGIYGYKKNFLISFSKLKTALLEKTENLEQLRILESGKRIKIIVSAKDSVGVDIPEDIFKVEKFLR